One stretch of Anas acuta chromosome W, bAnaAcu1.1, whole genome shotgun sequence DNA includes these proteins:
- the LOC137847466 gene encoding uncharacterized protein: protein MEMWEEIFSTPGMPKKLLNEICMLLRDNTIRAHFGMTEEYEILQLGLMQTLSPEDPIPAVLQDVECLKRCIRNTNFHLLWIALKGLAAMLERPKMGLTGIILLPDVLKTLRFGNPHITAAALAVCCRVLRALMKKSASITSLRLVDLLTPYLDNEADMVRENAMKLFSACMERVLWKHRRKMWKKVHNVLLTLYLRMSEENPSVAKAAQEALMAGSELLWWDELQEVAHMNQTWRIRACLVRAASALRLEGGWPGGKERGVGAQGGCQIHR, encoded by the exons ATGGAGATGTGGGAGGAGATTTTCAGCACGCCCGGCATGCCGAAGAAGCTCCTGAACgagatttgcatgctgctgcGCGACAATACCATACGTGCGCACTTTGGGATGACCGAGGAGTACGAAATCCTCCAGCTCGGCCTCATGCAGACCCTGAGCCCCGAGGACCCCATCCCCGCCGTGCTACAGGACGTGGAGTGCCTGAAGAGATGCATCAGGAACACCAACTTCCACCTGCTCTGGATCGCACTCAAAGGGCTGGCGGCGATGCTGGAGAGGCCCAAGATG ggGCTAACGGGGATTATCCTGCTGCCCGACGTCCTGAAAACCCTGCGGTTCGGCAACCCCCACATCAcggcggcggcgctggcggtgtgctgcagggtcctgcGCGCCCTGATGAAGAAGTCGGCCAGCATCACTTCCCTGCGGCTGGTCGATCTGCTCACGCCTTACTTGGACAAC gaGGCCGACATGGTGCGGGAGAATGCCATGAAGCTCTTCAGCGCGTGCATGGAGCGTGTGCTGTGGAAGCACCgcagaaagatgtggaagaaagtgcACAACGTCCTGCTGACCCTCTACCTCCGCATGAGCGAGGAGAACCCGAGCGTGGCCAAG gctgcccaggaagccctGATGGCCGGGTCcgagctgctgtggtgggacGAGCTGCAAGAAGTGGCCCACATGAACCAGACCTGGAGGATCAGAGCCTGCCTGGTGAGGGCGGCCTCCGcgctgaggctggaaggggggTGGCCGGGGGGAAAGGAACgag GCGTCGGTGCGCAAGGAGGCTGTCAGATTCATCGGTGA
- the LOC137847467 gene encoding uncharacterized protein, whose translation MDVMLRTLLIRPPASSLGDKLQSILKLLLEFTTSSSRAVQVNAAERIWNLFAFLYNCCRKEPFGQYLQPSQRTAIILKTLDIMSSYSTEDDEHFWAEFMVDIAVEDPATWLMDVPKILRFIHESLSNCRDSDHQKLFSVLSTMANQFPREVLLSILTDLPTLDSTTLDIWKAMLSLPVTSEKILQELRNVLQDNEVCSFFAVSAADLSIIHFTHVSEASKPANTLDDAQSPRHHVSKT comes from the exons ATGGATGTCATGCTGAGAACATTGCTGATCAGACCTCCGGCCTCCAGCCTCGGTGATAAGTTGCAGAGCATCTTGAAG CTGCTACTGGAATTTACCACTTCTtcaagcagagctgtgcaggtaAACGCCGCGGAGAGGATCTGGaatctgtttgctttcctgtacAACTGTTGCAGGAAAGAG CCATTTGGACAATACCTCCAGCCTTCTCAGAGGACAGCCATCATCCTCAAGACTCTTGACATAATGAGTAGCTACAGCACCGAAGATGATGAGCATTTTTGGGCCGAATTCATGGTGGACATAGCAGTTGAAGACCCTGCCACCTGGCTGATGGAT GTGCCAAAGATTCTGAGGTTCATCCATGAAAGCCTGAGCAACTGCAGAGATTCAGACCACCAGAAACTCTTCTCAGTACTTTCCACAATGGCCAACCAGTTTCCTAGGGAAGTGCTCCTAAGCATCTTGACAGACCTCCCGACACTTGACAG CACTACGCTGGACATCTGGAAGGCGATGCTTTCCCTTCCAGTGACTTCAGAGAAGATCTTGCAGGAGCTACGGAACGTTCTCCAGGACAACGAAGTGTGCAGCTTCTTTGCAGTCAGCGCCGCGGACTTAAGCATCATTCACTTTACT CATGTGTCTGAGGCTTCAAAGCCTGCCAATACTCTGGATGATGCTCAGAGCCCTCGACATCATGTCAGCAAGACCTGA